Proteins found in one Triticum aestivum cultivar Chinese Spring chromosome 4D, IWGSC CS RefSeq v2.1, whole genome shotgun sequence genomic segment:
- the LOC123099197 gene encoding BAG family molecular chaperone regulator 6 isoform X6: MYPTNHYMDPYSSYYRHHAPYPYYPPPGWEAGHQQMPEPDCSPCRPPYRPWPYSASMNHSGLPESHSHSCCSHTYPPGYYSFRPPFPQEIPPPPPYYHGPFPPHHPNPYSPSYFGPLPPPYPVDQTPYSGYDKFKSHCCGCPNHVCHGDGGQKSNVKIEEHMPESNHKGADNNSSIIRNPNYQYPVMWLPSGDMKDNKGSGRSFEFPPQFFSKWFPQSGERTEDVKPADDSQKAKQLQWPLVWMPPGYGETKPEAKKEPKEIEQSPKNTQEDPPSPKIKIIPLSWFGNDSHDQKPAAREGSGEQNGRSSATSQTAGTERRHDTTVDGNCKTVPVVPEKPNSGNEPAISVVQEKPNSANEPATISVVPEKHGVEKKVHTCRTIPVMAQKESDEKKSYMGGNKEEKKAIIVQKEGENKKSNNVESTKAKPSKLPPVCLRVDPLPKKKSGNTSSRSSNQATQKVCEKVKDVKEAHGKNQETKLSEHQKEGKMPIKEKSSDEIATNTGPRNVTVLDASVKHAQEKQVSTSMTDQKVQPSVSAEAQENVSARSLQECDKNRKEDELKIRSEAPNLACEIKLSSPDAAVRIQSAYRGYHVRRWQPLEKLRKIKNVHKQMQDVEKQLQALEASSKQPTEKEHIAINETIMNLLLNLDTIQNLHPVVREARKSVARQLVCLQEKLDSLCKKLPAEPNHPKSEEASLTGVDGEQLPSSVNSNESMHDELSSEVALKLSQDGDSTEQKHQTEEPSTAKEEVQDEEKAAAAGECQGVPPTDVMPDAASSGLITEKKHQIEEPGILREECAEEQKDGEKGEESSTHHIEPLHYTPARQNCHTEESDQRVSRTTTEDGKTSMTTACMDSELAADNDGSAEGGQVQESAPVGISWLKHDAAPAEDQFKEPGAPSLHLEDEDSSVPSKAADPHENDPAIADDSIAIMTPADQQEESVDADMQKEVAETMVDSDKEPNGMGDAGNMDYVTGANAETTKQEKIGLVGPEATRQCDVSHMGDSALVEQQNEGGSAMENTVNDVIGVEPEAIALESRVAAIVEETEAVPLEIDGKTTENTLDDAAPLENRDKIMENTMNVAIGEDPEAAVPLEVEGKTIENTLNDAVGEEPEAVPLESRVKTMENTLNDAGCPSKTSAEPALPESRGDGAPCEHGGATVYANPNSKVPSESHGGEQKEQDDDGGKVDVSESLACAVGANSAVPAQEAGEPEEGAAEGAFPEEEEAAATAPATRDDGLKSSYDGNNTGVSDENQKLKEMLQKVLASGNDQMGVIAELSDKVKSLERKLAAHKRRRPKVRVQHRPARDATANDVH; the protein is encoded by the exons ATGTATCCAACAAATCACTACATGGATCCATACTCCTCATACTACAGGCATCATGCTCCCTATCCATATTACCCCCCTCCTGGCTGGGAGGCTGGGCACCAGCAGATGCCTGAACCGGACTGCTCGCCATGTCGGCCACCGTATCGCCCTTGGCCGTACAGTGCTAGCATGAATCACTCAGGCCTTCCAGAGTCCCACTCCCATAGCTGCTGCAGCCACACATACCCTCCTGGTTACTACAGTTTCAGACCCCCATTTCCCCAAGAGATTCCACCACCTCCTCCATACTACCATGGTCCATTTCCACCGCATCATCCGAACCCCTACTCGCCATCATACTTTGGCCCACTCCCACCACCTTACCCTGTTGATCAAACACCTTATAGTGGTTATGACAAGTTCAAGAGCCATTGCTGTGGGTGTCCGAACCATGTTTGCCATGGTGATGGAGGGCAGAAGAGCAACGTGAAAATCGAAGAACACATGCCTGAGAGTAACCACAAGGGTGCAGACAATAATTCCAGCATAATTCGAAACCCAAACTACCAGTACCCAGTGATGTGGTTACCGTCCGGTGACATGAAAGACAACAAGGGTAGTGGAAGAAGCTTTGAGTTTCCACCTCAGTTCTTCAGCAAGTGGTTTCCTCAGAGTGGAGAGAGGACAGAGGATGTGAAGCCAGCCGATGACAGTCAGAAGGCGAAACAACTTCAGTGGCCATTAGTTTGGATGCCACCAGGATATGGCGAGACCAAACCAGAAGCTAAAAAAGAGCCGAAGGAGATCGAGCAGAGTCCAAAGAACACGCAAGAAGATCCGCCTTCGCCGAAGATCAAGATTATTCCCCTGTCATGGTTTGGAAATGATAGTCATGATCAAAAGCCTGCCGCTAGGGAGGGCTCTGGAGAACAAAATGGAAGATCATCAGCGACGAGTCAGACTGCAGGCACGGAGCGTCGGCATGACACGACAGTGGATGGAAATTGCAAAACCGTCCCAGTTGTGCCCGAGAAACCAAACAGTGGAAATGAACCTGCTATTTCAGTTGTGCAGGAGAAACCAAACAGTGCGAATGAACCTGCTACTATTTCAGTTGTGCCGGAGAAACATGGTGTTGAGAAGAAGGTTCATACCTGCAGGACCATCCCGGTTATGGCTCAGAAAGAGAGTGATGAGAAGAAGTCCTACATGGGTGGAAACAAAGAGGAAAAGAAGGCCATCATTGTTCAGAAGGAGGGAGAAAATAAGAAAAGCAACAATGTTGAATCAACAAAGGCTAAGCCTTCAAAATTACCCCCCGTATGCTTGCGAGTGGATCCTCTGCCAAAGAAGAAATCAGGAAACACATCTTCAAGGTCATCCAACCAAGCAACCCAGAAGGTTTGTGAAAAAGTGAAGGATGTGAAAGAGGCCCATGGCAAGAACCAGGAGACAAAGCTATCAGAACATCAGAAAGAGGGTAAGATGCCGATTAAAGAGAAATCGTCTGATGAGATTGCCACAAATACAGGACCTAGGAATGTGACAGTGCTAGATGCTTCTGTGAAGCATGCGCAAGAGAAACAAGTTTCGACAAGCATGACTGATCAGAAGGTGCAACCTAGTGTCAGTGCTGAAGCGCAAGAAAATGTCAGTGCGAGGAGCTTGCAGGAGTGTGACAAAAACCGAAAGGAGGATGAGTTGAAGATCCGAAGTGAAGCTCCAAATTTAGCCTGCGAAATCAAGTTATCATCACCAGATGCCGCTGTTCGTATTCAGTCTGCATACAGAGGGTACCATGTACGAAGATGGCAACCTTTGGAGAAACTACGGAAGATCAAGAATGTACATAAACAGATGCAAGATGTGGAGAAGCAGCTGCAGGCCCTCGAAGCTTCTTCAAAGCAGCCGACGGAGAAAGAGCACATCGCTATTAATGAGACCATCATGAATTTGCTTCTGAACCTTGACACCATTCAG AACTTGCATCCAGTTGTGAGGGAGGCTAGGAAGTCTGTTGCTCGACAGCTAGTTTGTTTGCAGGAGAAGCTTGACTCTTTGTGCAAGAAACTGCCTGCTGAACCAAATCACCCTAAGAGTGAGGAAGCAAGTCTCACAGGAGTGGATGGGGAACAATTGCCTTCCTCAGTTAACTCCAACGAGTCTATGCACGATGAACTTTCATCGGAAGTTGCCTTGAAGTTGAGCCAAGATGGAGATTCTACTGAACAGAAACATCAGACGGAGGAACCAAGTACTGCAAAAGAAGAAGTGCAAGATGAA GAGAAAGCTGCAGCAGCTGGTGAATGTCAAGGAGTACCACCGACGGATGTCATGCCTGATGCAGCTTCATCAGGACTTATCACTGAGAAGAAGCACCAAATTGAAGAGCCAGGCATTTTGAGGGAAGAATGTGCTGAAGAA CAGAAAGATGGAGAGAAGGGTGAAGAATCATCAACGCACCACATCGAGCCATTGCATTATACACCTGCTAGGCAAAACTGCCACACTGAAGAATCAGATCAAAGGGTTTCTCGTACTACAACTGAGGATGGCAAAACTTCAATGACTACAGCATGTATGGACAGTGAATTGGCTGCTGATAAT GACGGTTCGGCAGAAGGGGGTCAGGTGCAGGAATCTGCTCCCGTTGGTATCTCGTGGCTGAAACATGATGCTGCCCCTGCTGAAGACCAGTTCAAAGAACCAGGTGCTCCATCCCTTCATCTGGAGGATGAGGATTCTTCTGTGCCTTCAAAAGCTGCAGATCCACATGAAAATGATCCAGCCATTGCAGATGACTCCATAGCAATCATGACTCCAGCAGATCAACAAGAAGAGTCCGTCGATGCCGACATGCAGAAAGAAGTTGCAGAGACCATGGTTGATTCAGACAAAGAACCAAATGGAATGGGCGATGCCGGTAACATGGACTACGTTACCGGTGCAAATGCAGAGACCACAAAGCAAGAAAAAATTGGTTTGGTAGGACCAGAAGCGACAAGGCAATGTGATGTTTCTCATATGGGCGATTCAGCCCTTGTGGAGCAGCAAAATGAAGGTGGCTCTGCCATGGAAAATACTGTGAATGATGTCATTGGAGTGGAGCCTGAAGCCATTGCATTGGAAAGCAGAGTCGCTGCCATTGTAGAGGAGACTGAAGCTGTACCATTGGAAATCGATGGCAAGACCACCGAAAATACTCTGGATGATGCCGCACCATTGGAGAACAGAGACAAAATCATGGAAAATACTATGAATGTTGCAATTGGAGAGGACCCTGAAGCTGCTGTACCACTGGAAGTCGAAGGCAAGACCATTGAAAATACTCTGAATGATGCAGTTGGAGAGGAGCCTGAAGCCGTACCACTGGAAAGCAGAGTCAAGACCATGGAAAATACACTGAACGACGCAGGATGTCCGAGTAAAACGAGTGCTGAACCTGCCCTGCCTGAAAGTAGAGGCGACGGAGCACCATGTGAACACGGCGGTGCAACGGTTTACGCCAATCCTAACTCCAAGGTGCCTTCGGAGAGCCATGGTGGCGAGCAGAAGGAGCAGGATGATGATGGAGGTAAAGTAGATGTTTCTGAATCTCTAGCATGTGCAGTAGGAGCAAATTCTGCTGTACCTGCACAAGAAGCAGGCGAGCCGGAAGAAGGTGCTGCTGAAGGAGCATttccagaggaagaagaagcagcggcTACGGCCCCTGCGACTCGCGATGATGGCCTGAAGAGCAGCTACGACGGCAACAACACAGGAGTGAGCGACGAGAACCAGAAGCTCAAGGAGATGCTGCAGAAGGTGCTCGCGTCCGGGAACGACCAGATGGGGGTCATCGCGGAGCTGAGCGACAAGGTGAAGTCGCTGGAGAGGAAGCTCGCGGCGCACAAGAGGAGGAGGCCCAAGGTGAGGGTGCAGCACCGGCCGGCCAGGGACGCAACGGCCAACGACGTGCACTGA
- the LOC123099197 gene encoding BAG family molecular chaperone regulator 6 isoform X7, with protein MYPTNHYMDPYSSYYRHHAPYPYYPPPGWEAGHQQMPEPDCSPCRPPYRPWPYSASMNHSGLPESHSHSCCSHTYPPGYYSFRPPFPQEIPPPPPYYHGPFPPHHPNPYSPSYFGPLPPPYPVDQTPYSGYDKFKSHCCGCPNHVCHGDGGQKSNVKIEEHMPESNHKGADNNSSIIRNPNYQYPVMWLPSGDMKDNKGSGRSFEFPPQFFSKWFPQSGERTEDVKPADDSQKAKQLQWPLVWMPPGYGETKPEAKKEPKEIEQSPKNTQEDPPSPKIKIIPLSWFGNDSHDQKPAAREGSGEQNGRSSATSQTAGTERRHDTTVDGNCKTVPVVPEKPNSGNEPAISVVQEKPNSANEPATISVVPEKHGVEKKVHTCRTIPVMAQKESDEKKSYMGGNKEEKKAIIVQKEGENKKSNNVESTKAKPSKLPPVCLRVDPLPKKKSGNTSSRSSNQATQKVCEKVKDVKEAHGKNQETKLSEHQKEGKMPIKEKSSDEIATNTGPRNVTVLDASVKHAQEKQVSTSMTDQKVQPSVSAEAQENVSARSLQECDKNRKEDELKIRSEAPNLACEIKLSSPDAAVRIQSAYRGYHVRRWQPLEKLRKIKNVHKQMQDVEKQLQALEASSKQPTEKEHIAINETIMNLLLNLDTIQNLHPVVREARKSVARQLVCLQEKLDSLCKKLPAEPNHPKSEEASLTGVDGEQLPSSVNSNESMHDELSSEVALKLSQDGDSTEQKHQTEEPSTAKEEVQDEEKAAAAGECQGVPPTDVMPDAASSGLITEKKHQIEEPGILREECAEEKDGEKGEESSTHHIEPLHYTPARQNCHTEESDQRVSRTTTEDGKTSMTTACMDSELAADNQDGSAEGGQVQESAPVGISWLKHDAAPAEDQFKEPGAPSLHLEDEDSSVPSKAADPHENDPAIADDSIAIMTPADQQEESVDADMQKEVAETMVDSDKEPNGMGDAGNMDYVTGANAETTKQEKIGLVGPEATRQCDVSHMGDSALVEQQNEGGSAMENTVNDVIGVEPEAIALESRVAAIVEETEAVPLEIDGKTTENTLDDAAPLENRDKIMENTMNVAIGEDPEAAVPLEVEGKTIENTLNDAVGEEPEAVPLESRVKTMENTLNDAGCPSKTSAEPALPESRGDGAPCEHGGATVYANPNSKVPSESHGGEQKEQDDDGGKVDVSESLACAVGANSAVPAQEAGEPEEGAAEGAFPEEEEAAATAPATRDDGLKSSYDGNNTGVSDENQKLKEMLQKVLASGNDQMGVIAELSDKVKSLERKLAAHKRRRPKVRVQHRPARDATANDVH; from the exons ATGTATCCAACAAATCACTACATGGATCCATACTCCTCATACTACAGGCATCATGCTCCCTATCCATATTACCCCCCTCCTGGCTGGGAGGCTGGGCACCAGCAGATGCCTGAACCGGACTGCTCGCCATGTCGGCCACCGTATCGCCCTTGGCCGTACAGTGCTAGCATGAATCACTCAGGCCTTCCAGAGTCCCACTCCCATAGCTGCTGCAGCCACACATACCCTCCTGGTTACTACAGTTTCAGACCCCCATTTCCCCAAGAGATTCCACCACCTCCTCCATACTACCATGGTCCATTTCCACCGCATCATCCGAACCCCTACTCGCCATCATACTTTGGCCCACTCCCACCACCTTACCCTGTTGATCAAACACCTTATAGTGGTTATGACAAGTTCAAGAGCCATTGCTGTGGGTGTCCGAACCATGTTTGCCATGGTGATGGAGGGCAGAAGAGCAACGTGAAAATCGAAGAACACATGCCTGAGAGTAACCACAAGGGTGCAGACAATAATTCCAGCATAATTCGAAACCCAAACTACCAGTACCCAGTGATGTGGTTACCGTCCGGTGACATGAAAGACAACAAGGGTAGTGGAAGAAGCTTTGAGTTTCCACCTCAGTTCTTCAGCAAGTGGTTTCCTCAGAGTGGAGAGAGGACAGAGGATGTGAAGCCAGCCGATGACAGTCAGAAGGCGAAACAACTTCAGTGGCCATTAGTTTGGATGCCACCAGGATATGGCGAGACCAAACCAGAAGCTAAAAAAGAGCCGAAGGAGATCGAGCAGAGTCCAAAGAACACGCAAGAAGATCCGCCTTCGCCGAAGATCAAGATTATTCCCCTGTCATGGTTTGGAAATGATAGTCATGATCAAAAGCCTGCCGCTAGGGAGGGCTCTGGAGAACAAAATGGAAGATCATCAGCGACGAGTCAGACTGCAGGCACGGAGCGTCGGCATGACACGACAGTGGATGGAAATTGCAAAACCGTCCCAGTTGTGCCCGAGAAACCAAACAGTGGAAATGAACCTGCTATTTCAGTTGTGCAGGAGAAACCAAACAGTGCGAATGAACCTGCTACTATTTCAGTTGTGCCGGAGAAACATGGTGTTGAGAAGAAGGTTCATACCTGCAGGACCATCCCGGTTATGGCTCAGAAAGAGAGTGATGAGAAGAAGTCCTACATGGGTGGAAACAAAGAGGAAAAGAAGGCCATCATTGTTCAGAAGGAGGGAGAAAATAAGAAAAGCAACAATGTTGAATCAACAAAGGCTAAGCCTTCAAAATTACCCCCCGTATGCTTGCGAGTGGATCCTCTGCCAAAGAAGAAATCAGGAAACACATCTTCAAGGTCATCCAACCAAGCAACCCAGAAGGTTTGTGAAAAAGTGAAGGATGTGAAAGAGGCCCATGGCAAGAACCAGGAGACAAAGCTATCAGAACATCAGAAAGAGGGTAAGATGCCGATTAAAGAGAAATCGTCTGATGAGATTGCCACAAATACAGGACCTAGGAATGTGACAGTGCTAGATGCTTCTGTGAAGCATGCGCAAGAGAAACAAGTTTCGACAAGCATGACTGATCAGAAGGTGCAACCTAGTGTCAGTGCTGAAGCGCAAGAAAATGTCAGTGCGAGGAGCTTGCAGGAGTGTGACAAAAACCGAAAGGAGGATGAGTTGAAGATCCGAAGTGAAGCTCCAAATTTAGCCTGCGAAATCAAGTTATCATCACCAGATGCCGCTGTTCGTATTCAGTCTGCATACAGAGGGTACCATGTACGAAGATGGCAACCTTTGGAGAAACTACGGAAGATCAAGAATGTACATAAACAGATGCAAGATGTGGAGAAGCAGCTGCAGGCCCTCGAAGCTTCTTCAAAGCAGCCGACGGAGAAAGAGCACATCGCTATTAATGAGACCATCATGAATTTGCTTCTGAACCTTGACACCATTCAG AACTTGCATCCAGTTGTGAGGGAGGCTAGGAAGTCTGTTGCTCGACAGCTAGTTTGTTTGCAGGAGAAGCTTGACTCTTTGTGCAAGAAACTGCCTGCTGAACCAAATCACCCTAAGAGTGAGGAAGCAAGTCTCACAGGAGTGGATGGGGAACAATTGCCTTCCTCAGTTAACTCCAACGAGTCTATGCACGATGAACTTTCATCGGAAGTTGCCTTGAAGTTGAGCCAAGATGGAGATTCTACTGAACAGAAACATCAGACGGAGGAACCAAGTACTGCAAAAGAAGAAGTGCAAGATGAA GAGAAAGCTGCAGCAGCTGGTGAATGTCAAGGAGTACCACCGACGGATGTCATGCCTGATGCAGCTTCATCAGGACTTATCACTGAGAAGAAGCACCAAATTGAAGAGCCAGGCATTTTGAGGGAAGAATGTGCTGAAGAA AAAGATGGAGAGAAGGGTGAAGAATCATCAACGCACCACATCGAGCCATTGCATTATACACCTGCTAGGCAAAACTGCCACACTGAAGAATCAGATCAAAGGGTTTCTCGTACTACAACTGAGGATGGCAAAACTTCAATGACTACAGCATGTATGGACAGTGAATTGGCTGCTGATAAT CAGGACGGTTCGGCAGAAGGGGGTCAGGTGCAGGAATCTGCTCCCGTTGGTATCTCGTGGCTGAAACATGATGCTGCCCCTGCTGAAGACCAGTTCAAAGAACCAGGTGCTCCATCCCTTCATCTGGAGGATGAGGATTCTTCTGTGCCTTCAAAAGCTGCAGATCCACATGAAAATGATCCAGCCATTGCAGATGACTCCATAGCAATCATGACTCCAGCAGATCAACAAGAAGAGTCCGTCGATGCCGACATGCAGAAAGAAGTTGCAGAGACCATGGTTGATTCAGACAAAGAACCAAATGGAATGGGCGATGCCGGTAACATGGACTACGTTACCGGTGCAAATGCAGAGACCACAAAGCAAGAAAAAATTGGTTTGGTAGGACCAGAAGCGACAAGGCAATGTGATGTTTCTCATATGGGCGATTCAGCCCTTGTGGAGCAGCAAAATGAAGGTGGCTCTGCCATGGAAAATACTGTGAATGATGTCATTGGAGTGGAGCCTGAAGCCATTGCATTGGAAAGCAGAGTCGCTGCCATTGTAGAGGAGACTGAAGCTGTACCATTGGAAATCGATGGCAAGACCACCGAAAATACTCTGGATGATGCCGCACCATTGGAGAACAGAGACAAAATCATGGAAAATACTATGAATGTTGCAATTGGAGAGGACCCTGAAGCTGCTGTACCACTGGAAGTCGAAGGCAAGACCATTGAAAATACTCTGAATGATGCAGTTGGAGAGGAGCCTGAAGCCGTACCACTGGAAAGCAGAGTCAAGACCATGGAAAATACACTGAACGACGCAGGATGTCCGAGTAAAACGAGTGCTGAACCTGCCCTGCCTGAAAGTAGAGGCGACGGAGCACCATGTGAACACGGCGGTGCAACGGTTTACGCCAATCCTAACTCCAAGGTGCCTTCGGAGAGCCATGGTGGCGAGCAGAAGGAGCAGGATGATGATGGAGGTAAAGTAGATGTTTCTGAATCTCTAGCATGTGCAGTAGGAGCAAATTCTGCTGTACCTGCACAAGAAGCAGGCGAGCCGGAAGAAGGTGCTGCTGAAGGAGCATttccagaggaagaagaagcagcggcTACGGCCCCTGCGACTCGCGATGATGGCCTGAAGAGCAGCTACGACGGCAACAACACAGGAGTGAGCGACGAGAACCAGAAGCTCAAGGAGATGCTGCAGAAGGTGCTCGCGTCCGGGAACGACCAGATGGGGGTCATCGCGGAGCTGAGCGACAAGGTGAAGTCGCTGGAGAGGAAGCTCGCGGCGCACAAGAGGAGGAGGCCCAAGGTGAGGGTGCAGCACCGGCCGGCCAGGGACGCAACGGCCAACGACGTGCACTGA